In the Aromatoleum bremense genome, one interval contains:
- a CDS encoding septal ring lytic transglycosylase RlpA family protein produces MCSGCNGRPKRRAVAFLWAAAVAVLLSLPAYGHEPARSGKAHALETRVGLASYYARSLHGRETASGEIFDRTEMVAAHPRYPLGTRVRVTNRKNGRAIVVRINDRGPTRPNRKEGVIIDLSPAAAAKLGMIKDGRSRVKVEVLEWGDDNRQ; encoded by the coding sequence ATGTGTTCAGGATGCAATGGCCGCCCGAAGCGCCGGGCCGTCGCGTTCCTGTGGGCAGCCGCTGTTGCGGTACTGCTGTCGTTGCCAGCGTACGGTCACGAACCGGCGCGTAGCGGGAAGGCTCATGCACTCGAAACGAGGGTCGGGCTCGCTTCGTACTATGCGCGCAGCCTGCATGGACGAGAAACCGCAAGCGGCGAGATCTTCGACCGGACCGAGATGGTCGCAGCGCATCCCCGCTATCCGCTCGGGACGCGCGTGCGGGTGACGAACCGGAAGAATGGGCGGGCGATCGTGGTCCGCATCAACGACCGAGGGCCGACGAGGCCGAACCGGAAGGAGGGTGTGATCATCGATCTCTCCCCGGCGGCGGCGGCCAAACTCGGCATGATCAAGGACGGCAGATCACGTGTGAAGGTGGAGGTGCTGGAATGGGGTGACGACAATCGGCAGTGA